The Bacteroidota bacterium genome window below encodes:
- the mnmE gene encoding tRNA uridine-5-carboxymethylaminomethyl(34) synthesis GTPase MnmE, which yields MHLNNYDTIAAISTPIGEGGISVIRVSGEKAFEKISSIFFKDKSGKNNFDIASLNSHTIHFGYVFNKNEIIDEAVLSIFINPASYTGEDVLELSSHGGVFVTQKVLNTILSLGIRHAEPGEFTKRAFLNGKIDLSQAEAVADLIKSKTDSAHESSIKQLEGSLSDFVKKTRQDLINLTSLVELELDFAEEDLEFVKKDELKNNIQKLIKRIEDIIASYISGKVIREGVNLVIAGQPNSGKSSLFNYLLKTNRAIVSNVEGTTRDYIQESLIINGVLFNLIDTAGLRFSEDEIESEGIKRSYEKISEADLIMYLIDESDSQEKINESLKFYEHHIDKNKSILVYTKIDRADNPKVKGISLLKDESIEELKKEMTDKVVGKGISSGSGEIVLTNLRHKVCLENVLASLNNAVHTIDDKMSGEFISVDFRNAMKYLGEITGEITNDEILNNIFANFCIGK from the coding sequence ATGCATTTAAATAATTACGATACCATAGCTGCAATATCAACTCCCATAGGAGAAGGCGGGATTTCCGTTATCCGCGTTTCAGGTGAGAAGGCATTTGAAAAAATTTCTTCAATATTTTTTAAAGATAAATCAGGCAAAAATAATTTTGATATTGCATCTTTGAATTCTCACACAATCCACTTCGGATATGTATTCAACAAGAATGAGATAATAGATGAGGCAGTGTTGTCGATTTTTATAAATCCTGCTTCTTATACGGGAGAAGATGTACTTGAGCTTTCCTCGCACGGCGGAGTCTTTGTTACGCAAAAAGTATTGAATACAATTCTTTCACTAGGAATCAGACATGCCGAACCCGGTGAATTTACCAAACGCGCTTTTCTCAACGGTAAGATTGATTTATCTCAGGCAGAGGCTGTTGCCGATTTAATAAAATCAAAAACAGATTCAGCACACGAGTCATCTATAAAGCAGCTTGAAGGCTCGTTATCTGATTTCGTAAAAAAGACAAGACAGGATTTAATTAATCTTACTTCATTGGTTGAGCTTGAACTTGATTTTGCAGAGGAAGACCTTGAGTTTGTAAAAAAGGACGAACTTAAAAATAACATTCAGAAGTTAATAAAAAGAATTGAAGATATAATTGCTTCGTATATATCAGGTAAAGTAATTCGCGAAGGTGTTAATCTGGTTATTGCAGGTCAGCCTAACAGCGGGAAATCATCTCTATTCAATTATCTTCTAAAAACAAACAGAGCAATTGTAAGTAATGTGGAAGGAACGACTCGTGATTACATACAGGAGAGTTTAATAATAAACGGAGTACTGTTCAATTTAATTGATACGGCGGGACTGAGATTCTCGGAAGATGAAATCGAAAGCGAAGGAATAAAACGCAGCTATGAAAAAATTTCCGAAGCAGATTTGATTATGTATTTAATAGATGAATCGGACTCACAGGAAAAAATAAACGAGAGCTTAAAGTTTTATGAGCACCATATAGATAAAAATAAATCGATACTTGTTTACACAAAAATTGATAGAGCAGATAATCCGAAAGTAAAAGGAATTTCATTACTTAAAGATGAATCAATCGAAGAATTGAAAAAAGAAATGACAGATAAAGTAGTCGGCAAAGGAATTTCATCCGGCTCGGGAGAGATAGTACTTACAAACCTGCGGCATAAAGTCTGCCTTGAAAATGTTTTAGCATCACTTAATAATGCAGTCCATACCATCGACGATAAAATGAGCGGAGAGTTTATTTCCGTAGACTTCCGTAATGCTATGAAATATCTAGGAGAAATCACGGGAGAAATAACAAACGATGAAATCCTCAATAATATTTTTGCAAATTTCTGTATCGGAAAGTGA
- a CDS encoding iron ABC transporter permease, which translates to MNRKILLILFLFLLTILVCLVSLTLGAVKIPLAQIFNFNSINDEAIRKVLFDIRIPRLLNTVIVGSALSCSGMILQSLLRNNLAEPGLLGISAGAGLGAIIMFLLPVAVPFYYITPVSFVFAIISTLIIYVSARISTNKYSNFISTNKIILIGIAISALLASVNGLLLILAGQSVNQILFWLNGGLAGRGWNEFTMTSVPVFVGIMLAFFYSKELNVLNLGDELAISLGLNLKKIQIVSILLSALLAACAVSIAGIISFVGLIIPNIAKLLIGNDYRYSIPASVFLGIIFLSVSDVIARVVIAPAELPVGIITSFLGAPVFIWLIMRNKTV; encoded by the coding sequence TTGAACAGAAAGATTTTATTAATATTATTTTTATTTCTGCTTACAATTCTTGTATGCCTTGTGTCGTTGACATTAGGCGCAGTGAAAATTCCGTTAGCTCAGATATTTAACTTTAATTCAATTAACGATGAAGCAATAAGAAAAGTTCTTTTTGATATCAGAATACCGCGTTTGCTGAATACAGTTATTGTTGGCTCTGCTCTTTCCTGTTCCGGAATGATTTTGCAAAGCTTGCTCAGAAATAATCTCGCCGAGCCCGGACTGCTGGGAATTTCCGCAGGCGCAGGATTGGGAGCGATAATAATGTTTCTGCTTCCCGTCGCCGTTCCGTTTTATTACATTACACCTGTTTCTTTCGTTTTTGCGATTATTTCGACATTAATTATATATGTATCTGCCAGAATTTCTACTAATAAATATAGCAATTTTATCTCTACAAATAAAATCATCTTGATTGGAATAGCTATTAGCGCTTTGCTCGCTTCTGTAAACGGCTTACTGCTGATTTTAGCGGGACAAAGTGTTAATCAGATTCTTTTCTGGCTCAACGGCGGACTTGCGGGGAGGGGATGGAATGAATTTACCATGACTTCAGTTCCTGTATTTGTGGGAATTATGCTGGCATTTTTTTATTCGAAGGAATTGAATGTTTTGAACCTCGGAGATGAGCTCGCAATTTCTTTAGGATTAAATCTTAAGAAAATTCAGATAGTTTCTATTTTACTTTCGGCATTGCTTGCAGCCTGCGCAGTTTCTATTGCAGGAATAATTTCTTTTGTTGGGTTGATAATTCCCAACATAGCAAAACTTTTGATTGGCAATGATTACCGTTACTCCATTCCTGCATCGGTGTTTTTAGGAATAATTTTTTTATCCGTATCTGATGTAATTGCGAGAGTTGTAATCGCTCCTGCAGAACTTCCCGTAGGAATAATAACATCATTCCTCGGTGCCCCTGTTTTTATATGGCTCATAATGAGAAATAAAACTGTTTAG
- a CDS encoding HAMP domain-containing histidine kinase, protein MNKFGSLNIKIALILSGVLIAVFVLYFTQVIVNRIQEREREIARLYGRALEYIANDENSGEYNFIFNEIIQQIDFPIIATNRDKNRIEFFKNIDIDTSRQFTRSDTLHLLKLAEEMADLNPPIKVTFKNTVVLNYVHYGQSKLVNDLKNLPYFEFAIGGIFLLLGYIGFSYIKKHEQSNIWVGLSRETAHQLGTPLTSLMGWLEMLKMEENKSPELEEVTKEIGNDLEKLNKIAGRFSKIGSKPLLVEENVYEVIKKVADYFEKRIPTLVSADGIVSKKVVVEINGSREAKGKINKDLFEWVIENLLKNSLDAMDKPQGKITFNIAEKHHETTIDVADNGKGIDSKFKKDVFRPGYSTKMRGWGLGLSLAKRIIENYNDGKLTLLDSTSGKGTTFRIKLPR, encoded by the coding sequence ATGAATAAATTCGGCTCGTTAAACATAAAAATTGCACTCATTCTCAGCGGCGTACTGATTGCAGTCTTCGTATTATATTTCACTCAGGTTATTGTAAACAGAATTCAGGAACGCGAAAGAGAAATTGCGAGACTTTACGGGCGTGCTTTGGAATACATTGCTAACGATGAAAACTCAGGCGAATACAATTTTATCTTCAACGAAATTATCCAGCAGATTGACTTCCCTATCATTGCTACAAACAGAGATAAGAACCGCATTGAATTTTTTAAGAACATCGATATAGATACCAGCAGGCAATTTACCAGAAGCGATACATTGCATTTATTGAAGCTTGCCGAGGAAATGGCAGACCTGAATCCTCCTATTAAAGTCACGTTCAAAAATACCGTTGTCCTTAATTATGTTCATTACGGGCAGTCAAAACTTGTTAATGATTTAAAAAATCTTCCTTACTTTGAGTTTGCAATCGGAGGAATATTTCTTCTGCTGGGTTATATCGGATTCTCCTATATAAAGAAGCATGAGCAGAGCAATATCTGGGTGGGACTTTCGCGCGAGACGGCGCATCAGCTTGGAACACCTTTAACATCATTAATGGGATGGCTTGAAATGCTGAAGATGGAAGAGAATAAATCTCCCGAACTTGAAGAGGTCACGAAGGAAATTGGAAACGATTTAGAAAAGCTGAATAAAATAGCCGGAAGATTTTCAAAGATAGGCTCGAAGCCGCTGCTTGTTGAAGAAAATGTTTATGAAGTAATAAAAAAAGTTGCAGATTATTTTGAAAAGAGAATACCTACATTGGTTTCTGCAGATGGAATTGTTTCAAAAAAAGTTGTTGTTGAAATAAACGGTTCAAGAGAAGCAAAAGGAAAAATAAATAAAGATTTGTTTGAATGGGTAATAGAAAATCTTTTGAAAAATTCTTTAGACGCTATGGATAAACCGCAGGGCAAAATCACCTTTAACATTGCAGAGAAACACCATGAAACTACAATAGATGTAGCCGATAACGGAAAAGGCATAGATTCAAAATTTAAAAAAGATGTTTTCCGTCCCGGATACTCAACTAAAATGAGAGGCTGGGGACTTGGGCTGAGCTTAGCTAAAAGAATTATAGAAAATTATAACGACGGCAAGCTGACACTTTTAGACAGTACTTCAGGCAAAGGAACTACGTTCAGAATAAAACTGCCAAGATAA
- a CDS encoding glycosyltransferase family 39 protein, producing MLLIVSLLVIKILFQVIILSSGYRWLSADDYCRTIKAYEWLQHPEISAGVWLSPHFWLVGFFMMFIKNLFWASLVVNFIFSFFTLIYFFKAVELSFNKFIAYFSTLIFCFFPFQVWLSLSGLPESIFFFFVTAGIYYFLKWKKSNGVSSYLVLSAINFALCNCFRYEGWLFSFTFVLLVALELFKDKKISKEFIKNILIAGISGITIVWWLIQNYVDHKDVMFFAKETTKIFEQYDHSSFFQRLVQYPTFILYIAPFTTIFAFKKIYDTFRGKNQVLTKYFALFNLIQLLILIVHGMSGTGGTNMISRYIVMNALLFVPFAIQQCYELKKYFSIPILAGFVIINIIWSFYYPQPFREDTFEVGNLLKGQFEKNYVKPEGKVYFEEVDGYFDIWAIKTLSNSPDKFELGNLDTLIAQNKKKIAELNTVAKAKTKLKKPDNDINILDVKTYLEDSKIQIAIVRSDNFNEKLKKLSLKNEEIGDYKIYYITDRSSYLNDSTFSIFKKKIISLKENPDQINFNKTLAVKKFEIDNSNFGLNPQTITLEWAATDRNIIDSLDYANFDFDRYKSIVNIKPTDKDSVVFTIENRIFSDRNIEDLIDNNTVRNIVVLKPFAMLQYSSQFGKPPFESGVYSLELKLRDTKANKDMILYRGDSLYKYKVKTAADTSKTKNSDSLKIIRKITTLKDSIPTGYDIGTVIAMFPNTDYNKLVKKSSSDIYQVLMKNGLQVFFSQRYQGDHFLNWVFNYF from the coding sequence ATGCTTTTAATAGTATCGCTGCTAGTAATAAAAATTTTATTTCAGGTAATAATTTTATCTTCGGGATACAGGTGGCTATCTGCAGATGATTACTGCAGAACAATAAAAGCTTATGAGTGGCTGCAGCATCCCGAAATAAGCGCAGGCGTATGGCTCTCACCGCATTTCTGGCTTGTAGGATTTTTTATGATGTTCATAAAAAATTTATTCTGGGCATCGCTTGTTGTAAATTTTATCTTTTCATTTTTCACACTTATTTATTTTTTCAAAGCTGTTGAACTTTCATTTAATAAGTTCATAGCTTACTTCTCTACGCTTATTTTTTGTTTTTTTCCGTTTCAAGTCTGGCTTAGTCTTTCCGGTTTGCCGGAATCTATTTTCTTTTTCTTTGTTACGGCAGGTATTTATTATTTTCTCAAATGGAAGAAGTCAAACGGAGTCAGCTCTTACTTAGTCCTTTCTGCAATAAATTTTGCATTATGCAATTGCTTCAGATATGAAGGCTGGCTGTTTTCATTTACATTTGTATTATTAGTAGCACTGGAGCTTTTCAAAGATAAAAAGATTTCAAAAGAGTTTATTAAGAATATTCTGATTGCAGGTATATCCGGAATTACAATTGTCTGGTGGTTAATCCAAAACTATGTTGACCACAAAGATGTCATGTTCTTCGCAAAAGAGACTACGAAAATTTTTGAACAGTATGACCACTCAAGTTTCTTCCAGAGATTAGTACAATATCCGACATTTATATTATATATAGCTCCGTTCACAACGATATTTGCTTTCAAGAAAATCTACGATACTTTCAGAGGTAAAAATCAGGTTCTCACAAAATATTTCGCTCTATTCAATCTTATTCAGCTTCTGATATTAATAGTACACGGCATGTCCGGAACCGGCGGTACGAACATGATTTCCAGATACATTGTAATGAATGCATTACTCTTTGTTCCGTTTGCTATTCAGCAATGCTATGAGCTGAAAAAATATTTTTCTATTCCTATTCTTGCAGGATTTGTAATTATTAATATCATCTGGAGTTTTTATTATCCGCAACCGTTCAGGGAAGATACCTTTGAAGTCGGCAATTTATTAAAAGGGCAGTTTGAAAAAAATTATGTAAAGCCTGAAGGCAAAGTTTATTTCGAAGAAGTTGACGGATACTTTGATATCTGGGCAATTAAAACATTGTCAAATTCTCCTGATAAATTCGAACTGGGAAATTTGGATACATTGATTGCACAGAATAAGAAAAAAATTGCCGAGTTAAATACAGTTGCAAAAGCCAAGACTAAATTAAAAAAACCTGATAACGATATAAACATTCTTGATGTAAAAACTTACCTGGAAGACAGTAAAATTCAAATTGCCATAGTGCGCAGTGATAACTTCAATGAAAAACTAAAAAAGCTGAGTCTTAAAAATGAAGAGATTGGCGATTATAAAATTTATTATATTACTGACAGGTCAAGCTACCTTAATGATTCTACCTTTTCTATTTTCAAAAAGAAAATTATCTCTTTAAAAGAAAATCCTGACCAGATAAACTTTAATAAAACTCTTGCAGTAAAAAAATTCGAAATTGATAACTCAAACTTCGGATTAAATCCTCAGACAATTACACTTGAGTGGGCTGCAACCGATAGAAATATAATTGATAGTCTGGATTACGCAAATTTTGATTTCGACAGATATAAATCTATTGTAAATATAAAACCGACTGATAAAGATTCAGTAGTATTCACGATTGAAAACCGGATCTTCTCCGATAGAAACATTGAAGATTTAATCGACAACAACACTGTAAGAAATATCGTTGTCTTAAAACCATTTGCAATGCTGCAATACTCAAGCCAGTTTGGCAAACCGCCGTTTGAAAGTGGTGTCTATAGTCTTGAATTGAAGCTAAGAGATACAAAAGCAAATAAAGATATGATTTTGTACAGAGGTGATTCGCTATATAAATATAAAGTAAAAACAGCAGCTGATACATCGAAAACAAAAAATTCCGACTCGCTTAAGATCATAAGAAAAATTACAACGCTTAAGGATAGTATTCCCACAGGATATGATATCGGAACGGTAATTGCAATGTTCCCCAATACTGATTATAACAAGCTTGTTAAAAAATCTTCTTCAGATATTTATCAGGTACTTATGAAAAACGGCTTGCAGGTTTTCTTCTCGCAGAGATATCAGGGAGACCACTTCTTAAACTGGGTATTCAATTATTTCTAA
- a CDS encoding T9SS type A sorting domain-containing protein, protein MKRNSYNKVFKSVSKITMQFLFMIFLVQNLSIAAVIKQQVRFAPNNISTWIWNTGVFNQDLRTTNTPGFEWPKGSGIFALFTSGLSIEANVNGRLRMGNASYSGEYAPGYVGDSNGLPVFKTDSRFKIYSVRIGDTQTNNPDVILWRDMIPYGAPYNDMNNNRIYDIGIDKPGVPDADQTIFVCLTDADASNHTTSEGFSGGTKPLNAEVHLTAWGYSEAPLQDFHFLRYTVINKNDSAWNGAYFGFYSDPDLGYAKDDYVGCDTALQMIYCYNADSIDGYGNIYGVPGQYGINPPAVGQTLLRGAINKHTTPFDSLKMTTGTRISKSYYPCDQDPSSDPHQAYNYFRGFKADGTPWLNPLNTPYQVTKFTFTGNPEDSTGWTENKGHILNCGGSLTGNVEVSPPGDKRMLMSSGAENLLVQPGDTQKIVISQLIARGSSNVNSVTKLKELSSTVRQIYYAIETETEPVYEPPAEVPLNYLLHQNYPNPFNPVTTIKYEVKMLWKVKIQVYDTRGELIRTLVNEEKPQGVYEVKFDASNLPSGIYFIKMTSAQGFEASKKMVLLK, encoded by the coding sequence ATGAAAAGAAATTCATACAATAAAGTATTTAAAAGTGTTTCAAAAATAACAATGCAGTTTTTATTTATGATTTTTCTGGTTCAGAATTTATCAATCGCTGCTGTTATTAAACAACAGGTCCGTTTCGCACCTAATAATATTTCGACCTGGATATGGAATACGGGAGTATTCAATCAGGATTTAAGGACCACAAATACTCCCGGATTTGAATGGCCCAAGGGTTCAGGAATATTTGCTCTTTTTACTTCAGGTTTATCAATAGAAGCAAATGTAAATGGCCGACTACGAATGGGCAACGCGTCTTACAGTGGAGAGTACGCACCGGGATATGTTGGAGATTCAAACGGTCTACCAGTTTTTAAAACAGACTCCAGATTTAAGATTTATTCTGTAAGGATTGGAGATACGCAGACTAATAATCCGGATGTTATATTATGGAGAGATATGATCCCTTACGGTGCACCTTATAACGATATGAACAATAACAGAATTTATGATATAGGAATTGACAAGCCCGGCGTTCCTGATGCCGACCAGACAATTTTTGTATGCCTCACCGATGCTGACGCTTCAAATCATACAACATCTGAAGGATTCAGCGGAGGTACAAAACCTTTAAATGCAGAAGTTCATCTAACTGCTTGGGGATATTCTGAAGCTCCCCTACAGGACTTTCATTTTTTAAGATACACAGTAATTAATAAAAATGATTCCGCATGGAACGGTGCTTACTTTGGTTTTTATTCAGATCCGGATTTAGGATATGCGAAAGATGATTACGTGGGATGTGATACAGCCTTACAGATGATATATTGTTATAATGCGGATAGTATAGATGGGTATGGTAATATATATGGCGTTCCAGGACAATATGGCATTAATCCGCCCGCTGTTGGGCAAACACTATTAAGAGGGGCAATTAATAAGCACACTACACCTTTTGATTCACTTAAAATGACAACAGGAACACGAATAAGTAAAAGTTATTATCCTTGCGATCAAGACCCATCGAGTGATCCGCATCAAGCATATAATTATTTTAGAGGTTTTAAAGCAGACGGTACACCATGGCTGAATCCGTTGAATACTCCTTATCAAGTTACAAAGTTTACTTTCACAGGAAATCCGGAAGATTCAACGGGTTGGACAGAAAATAAAGGACATATATTAAACTGCGGGGGTTCACTCACAGGAAATGTTGAAGTTTCACCTCCCGGTGATAAGAGAATGTTAATGTCTTCAGGAGCAGAAAATTTATTGGTGCAACCCGGAGACACTCAAAAAATTGTAATCAGCCAGCTAATTGCAAGAGGAAGCAGCAATGTTAACTCAGTTACAAAACTAAAAGAGCTGAGTTCAACAGTAAGGCAAATTTATTATGCAATCGAAACAGAGACAGAGCCGGTATACGAACCCCCTGCCGAAGTTCCGCTTAATTATTTATTACATCAAAACTATCCAAATCCTTTCAATCCCGTTACAACTATAAAATACGAAGTGAAAATGTTATGGAAAGTAAAAATTCAGGTGTATGATACAAGAGGCGAATTGATTAGAACTCTAGTTAACGAAGAAAAACCTCAGGGAGTGTATGAAGTAAAATTTGATGCGTCAAATTTACCGAGCGGAATTTATTTTATTAAGATGACCTCGGCTCAGGGATTTGAAGCATCTAAAAAAATGGTTTTATTAAAATAA
- a CDS encoding T9SS type A sorting domain-containing protein, whose product MIKKILSVLFSFLLLNCISYSAVIKRQVIFNPNNISTCVWNTGVFNQDLRYTNNPGFEWPKGSGIFAVFTSGLCIGSYVNGELRLANASYNGEYAPGYVGDSNGIPVFKTDSRFRLYSVKYYDTQNSNPDVAAWKDMVHYGAPFNDLNNNKIYDIGIDKPGVPDADQTIFICLTDADASNHTTSEGFSGGTRPLNAEVHLTAWGYYDEPVSNVQFFKWDIVNKNNASWNKTYFSIVTDPDLGYPKDEYIGCDSLLQLGYCYNGNDTDGTGAPGQYGLHPPAVGQTLLRSAINNNTYPLDTLNATSMTFFVNTESGGPLCETDPSSAPSQAYNYMRGYKKDGTPWLDPTYTPYKITKFCYPGNPEDSTGWTERKGRVYNCGGATTGLFQLSYPGERRFMISTGSDFLNVNPGDTQKIAMAQLIARGSSNLNSVTKLKELTNLTKKIYYQAIEGFESYYVEPAPELPTHFKLYQNYPNPFNPVTTIKYEVKMLWKVKIQLYDTRGELLRTLVNEEKPQGVYEVKFDASNLPSGIYFIKMTSAQGFESSKKMVIIK is encoded by the coding sequence TTGATAAAAAAAATTCTCTCAGTATTGTTTTCATTCTTGCTGTTAAATTGCATCTCTTATTCTGCTGTAATAAAAAGGCAGGTTATTTTTAATCCCAATAATATTTCAACTTGCGTATGGAATACGGGTGTGTTCAACCAGGATTTGAGATACACAAATAATCCGGGATTTGAATGGCCCAAGGGTTCAGGAATATTTGCTGTTTTTACATCCGGTTTATGCATTGGATCTTATGTAAACGGAGAATTACGATTGGCTAATGCATCTTATAACGGTGAGTATGCTCCCGGATACGTGGGAGATTCTAACGGTATTCCTGTATTTAAAACGGATAGTCGTTTCAGATTATATTCTGTAAAATATTACGATACTCAAAATTCAAATCCTGATGTTGCCGCGTGGAAAGACATGGTACATTACGGCGCTCCCTTTAACGATCTGAACAATAATAAAATCTATGATATCGGAATAGATAAACCCGGCGTACCTGATGCTGATCAAACGATATTTATTTGCCTCACTGATGCTGATGCTTCTAACCATACTACATCTGAAGGATTCAGCGGGGGGACAAGACCTTTAAATGCTGAAGTTCATCTCACTGCCTGGGGTTATTATGATGAACCGGTCAGTAATGTACAATTTTTCAAATGGGATATTGTAAATAAAAATAATGCCTCTTGGAATAAAACATATTTCAGTATCGTTACTGACCCGGACTTAGGATATCCAAAGGATGAGTATATTGGATGCGACTCATTACTTCAGCTGGGATATTGTTATAATGGAAATGATACTGATGGTACAGGTGCGCCGGGACAATACGGACTACATCCTCCGGCAGTTGGACAAACTCTTTTAAGAAGTGCGATAAATAATAATACTTATCCTCTTGATACTTTAAATGCAACTTCAATGACTTTTTTTGTAAATACTGAATCCGGAGGTCCATTATGTGAAACTGACCCTTCCAGTGCTCCATCCCAAGCTTATAATTATATGAGAGGATATAAAAAAGACGGTACTCCCTGGTTGGACCCAACCTATACTCCTTATAAAATTACTAAATTCTGTTATCCCGGAAATCCAGAGGATTCTACGGGCTGGACCGAGAGAAAAGGAAGAGTATACAATTGTGGAGGAGCAACTACAGGATTATTTCAGCTTTCATACCCGGGCGAAAGAAGATTTATGATTTCTACGGGTTCAGACTTTTTAAATGTAAATCCCGGCGATACACAAAAAATTGCCATGGCTCAGTTAATAGCAAGAGGCAGCAGTAATTTAAACTCTGTTACAAAATTAAAAGAGCTTACTAACCTTACTAAAAAAATTTATTATCAGGCAATTGAGGGATTTGAATCCTACTACGTTGAGCCTGCTCCTGAACTACCGACACATTTTAAATTGTACCAGAACTATCCCAATCCATTTAATCCGGTTACAACTATAAAATACGAAGTGAAAATGCTTTGGAAAGTAAAAATTCAGTTGTATGATACAAGAGGCGAATTGCTTAGAACTTTAGTAAACGAAGAAAAACCTCAGGGAGTGTATGAAGTAAAATTTGATGCATCAAATTTACCAAGCGGAATATATTTTATAAAAATGACTTCAGCGCAAGGATTTGAATCTTCTAAAAAAATGGTAATTATTAAATAA